The following coding sequences lie in one Arachis hypogaea cultivar Tifrunner chromosome 9, arahy.Tifrunner.gnm2.J5K5, whole genome shotgun sequence genomic window:
- the LOC112708976 gene encoding uncharacterized protein: MDKSRQQTKILIILIKKQIGSRPRTWHKTLSQVLWAYQNSPRGSTGTSPHKLVYGHDAVLPLEINLNTLRILRQDNLPVDDYWNAMYDKLNDLDSEHILALENMIQQKKSVARNYNRRITEKCFSLGELVLKVALPIEKKSRFLGKWSHTWEGPFQVIELYSENTYRIKDIDYGNVINSINRKYLKQYR, encoded by the coding sequence ATGGACAAGTCGAGGCAGCAAACAAAAATATTGATCATTTTGATCAAGAAACAAATTGGTAGTAGACCTCGAACTTGGCATAAAACTTTGAGTCAAGTATTGTGGGCCTATCAAAATTCACCAAGAGGGTCAACAGGTACTTCTCCTCATAAATTGGTGTATGGACATGATGCAGTTTTACCATTAGAGATTAATCTCAATACATTGAGAATTTTGAGGCAAGATAACTTACCAgttgatgattattggaatgcaatGTATGATAAGTTGAATGATTTAGACTCAGAACACATTTTGGCACTCGAAAATAtgattcaacaaaaaaaaagtgtTGCTCGAAATTATAATCGTCGAATAACAGAGAAATGTTTCAGTCTAGGAGAATTGGTCTTAAAAGTTGCATTGCCAATAGAGAAGAAGTCAAGATTCCTTGGCAAATGGTCTCATACTTGGGAAGGACCTTTTCAAGTAATCGAATTGTATTCTGAAAATACATATCGAATTAAAGATATCGATTATGGGAACGTGATTAATTCGATAAATAGAAAATACTTGAAGCAATATCGATGA